The proteins below are encoded in one region of Polypterus senegalus isolate Bchr_013 chromosome 2, ASM1683550v1, whole genome shotgun sequence:
- the chodl gene encoding chondrolectin isoform X2, with product MNPLLKLIPLLCGLLSKVHICYGTRVVSGQTVCYGGSKHPCYKIAYFQDMSSRVAFKEAKNACEIDGGTLLSIENETEQKLIEKLLHDLTSSGSGVSDGDFWIGLTRNGDGGAQTTFAACSELYKWTDGSVSEFRNWYYDEPSCGGEACVVMYHQPTAQHGLGGPYLYQWNDDRCNMKHNFICKYEPEISTSREPTQKDESGKTEEDAQVVAAKSSGLLLVYVIIPTIPLLLLILVASGTCCFQMLTKNKPRTKTSVDQSTLWITKAPKKENSMEV from the exons GTCAGACTGTTTGCTATGGAGGATCAAAACATCCATGTTATAAAATAGCTTATTTTCAAGATATGTCCAGCAGGGTAGCATTTAAAGAAGCCAAAAATGCATGTGAAATTGATGGTGGTACCCTACTCAGCATAGAAAATGAAACCGAACAGAAACTGATAGAGAAACTTCTACATGACCTAACATCATCAGGGTCTGGGGTTTCAGATGGAGACTTCTGGATTGGCCTGACCAGGAATGGGGATGGGGGAGCGCAGACTACTTTTGCAGCCTGTTCTGAGCTTTACAAATGGACAGATGGAAGCGTTTCTGAGTTCAG AAACTGGTATTATGATGAGCCTTCCTGTGGCGGAGAAGCCTGCGTTGTGATGTACCATCAGCCAACTGCACAGCATGGACTAGGAGGTCCTTACCTCTACCAGTGGAATGACGACCGATGCAACATGAAGCacaactttatttgtaaatatgaacCAG AAATATCGACATCACGAGAACCTACTCAAAAAGACGAATCTGGCAAGACTGAGGAGGATGCGCAGGTGGTGGCAGCAAAATCTTCAG gtCTTCTTCTTGTATATGTTATAATTCCAACAATACCATTATTGCTGTTAATACTTGTTGCTTCAGGAACCTGCTGTTTCCAGATGCTGACCAAAaa CAAACCCAGGACCAAAACGAGTGTGGACCAATCTACTCTTTGGATTACAAAGGCACCAAAAAAGGAGAACAGTATGGAGgtgtaa
- the chodl gene encoding chondrolectin isoform X1, with the protein MNPLLKLIPLLCGLLSKVHICYGTRVVSGQTVCYGGSKHPCYKIAYFQDMSSRVAFKEAKNACEIDGGTLLSIENETEQKLIEKLLHDLTSSGSGVSDGDFWIGLTRNGDGGAQTTFAACSELYKWTDGSVSEFRNWYYDEPSCGGEACVVMYHQPTAQHGLGGPYLYQWNDDRCNMKHNFICKYEPESVLEKELGDRAEPEYEISTSREPTQKDESGKTEEDAQVVAAKSSGLLLVYVIIPTIPLLLLILVASGTCCFQMLTKNKPRTKTSVDQSTLWITKAPKKENSMEV; encoded by the exons GTCAGACTGTTTGCTATGGAGGATCAAAACATCCATGTTATAAAATAGCTTATTTTCAAGATATGTCCAGCAGGGTAGCATTTAAAGAAGCCAAAAATGCATGTGAAATTGATGGTGGTACCCTACTCAGCATAGAAAATGAAACCGAACAGAAACTGATAGAGAAACTTCTACATGACCTAACATCATCAGGGTCTGGGGTTTCAGATGGAGACTTCTGGATTGGCCTGACCAGGAATGGGGATGGGGGAGCGCAGACTACTTTTGCAGCCTGTTCTGAGCTTTACAAATGGACAGATGGAAGCGTTTCTGAGTTCAG AAACTGGTATTATGATGAGCCTTCCTGTGGCGGAGAAGCCTGCGTTGTGATGTACCATCAGCCAACTGCACAGCATGGACTAGGAGGTCCTTACCTCTACCAGTGGAATGACGACCGATGCAACATGAAGCacaactttatttgtaaatatgaacCAG aGAGCGTCTTGGAGAAAGAATTAGGAGACAGAGCCGAGCCAGAATATG AAATATCGACATCACGAGAACCTACTCAAAAAGACGAATCTGGCAAGACTGAGGAGGATGCGCAGGTGGTGGCAGCAAAATCTTCAG gtCTTCTTCTTGTATATGTTATAATTCCAACAATACCATTATTGCTGTTAATACTTGTTGCTTCAGGAACCTGCTGTTTCCAGATGCTGACCAAAaa CAAACCCAGGACCAAAACGAGTGTGGACCAATCTACTCTTTGGATTACAAAGGCACCAAAAAAGGAGAACAGTATGGAGgtgtaa